A genomic stretch from Xanthocytophaga agilis includes:
- a CDS encoding nucleotidyltransferase family protein produces MNSTFKIIALVSQVDIKPAELDFCREQLTCLCGDARQQDVFFEYCLKWKMAPWMNIQLKKYSLSTLFTEDVQGKFEAVYQKVKLENEKRNAKALQFLKAFNDNGIDFIILKGNLFANTIYGNTGYKKMNDFDILIKREDWSKVHKIYLDLGFIPLGFGWSGEKEKETKFSHTAIPFISPDFTCIIGTQWGLKSPTTSFTINMQDAWDTALPFSFETVLCKQLSPAYNLLHLILHMGIYKCGIRDCMDVYNLLAATSWNVADTQALFDLIEKTGATEKARFTLEMCNLCTNTIPKAWLERMPVKDSSFISTRLKKRKEMFAETGDIHNSYNDYFQDIEKNVIYINLFPKFHHRLPLYGKILRMLYFPDIGHSLKFIDKFHSPTIANKIKGRIQGPWFSFAIIAEEVGWKVTSLLFVKLFFDVMLSPVNYVLAKDSYFDYLRKKNIDPAEIKKVVSNVQ; encoded by the coding sequence ATGAATAGTACATTTAAAATTATAGCATTAGTAAGCCAGGTAGATATAAAGCCTGCTGAGCTTGATTTCTGTAGGGAACAATTAACCTGTTTGTGTGGTGACGCCAGACAGCAGGATGTTTTTTTTGAGTATTGCCTTAAATGGAAGATGGCTCCGTGGATGAATATTCAGCTTAAAAAATATAGTCTTTCTACATTATTTACTGAAGATGTGCAAGGCAAATTTGAGGCAGTATATCAGAAGGTTAAGTTGGAGAATGAAAAACGGAATGCTAAGGCACTGCAATTCCTTAAAGCATTTAATGATAACGGTATCGATTTTATTATCCTGAAGGGTAATTTATTTGCCAATACCATTTATGGTAATACAGGATACAAAAAAATGAATGATTTTGATATCCTTATAAAAAGAGAAGACTGGTCTAAGGTACATAAGATTTACCTGGATCTTGGGTTCATTCCATTGGGGTTTGGCTGGAGTGGTGAAAAAGAAAAGGAAACAAAATTCAGTCACACCGCAATACCGTTTATCAGTCCTGATTTTACATGCATCATTGGCACACAATGGGGTTTAAAATCACCTACAACAAGCTTTACTATAAACATGCAGGATGCGTGGGACACGGCATTGCCTTTTTCTTTTGAGACTGTACTATGCAAGCAGCTATCGCCAGCTTATAACCTGCTACACCTTATACTGCACATGGGAATATATAAATGCGGTATACGTGATTGCATGGATGTATACAACCTTCTTGCTGCCACATCATGGAATGTGGCTGACACACAAGCCTTGTTTGATTTGATAGAGAAAACAGGTGCGACAGAAAAAGCTCGCTTTACACTCGAAATGTGCAATTTGTGTACCAACACCATACCAAAGGCCTGGCTGGAAAGGATGCCAGTAAAGGATTCTTCGTTCATAAGCACCAGGCTAAAGAAAAGAAAAGAGATGTTTGCCGAAACAGGAGACATTCATAATTCCTACAATGATTATTTTCAGGATATTGAAAAGAATGTTATTTATATAAATCTTTTCCCTAAGTTCCATCATCGTCTGCCATTGTATGGCAAAATACTCAGGATGTTGTATTTTCCCGACATCGGGCACAGTCTCAAGTTTATAGACAAGTTTCACAGCCCTACTATTGCTAACAAAATTAAAGGCAGGATACAGGGGCCATGGTTTTCCTTTGCCATAATTGCAGAAGAGGTAGGGTGGAAAGTTACCAGTCTGTTGTTTGTAAAGCTGTTTTTTGACGTAATGCTGTCTCCTGTAAACTATGTCTTGGCTAAGGATTCATACTTTGATTACCTGCGTAAAAAGAACATTGACCCCGCCGAAATAAAGAAA
- a CDS encoding PEP/pyruvate-binding domain-containing protein produces the protein MNYYSYKNIPDRFFGGKADGLTFLLRNRFTVPQYYIIPDDTVRNILAGSLSAESFFEAWKKNTNPDENSLWALRSSAGVEDGTHQSYAGIFTTVLNCSTKSLPAALVNVIEGFKQVNTSGYHMGDGFSFHVVLQKMVQGEISGVGFSTDPLDHDGDHPLINILPGLGFKLVSGEENGMEITLSSTGPKAISKEETYKGEVFNGGYKPITLTGDALFLGITPYLQEIGQQLKKLEELKGFPVDTEFTLYNGRIYWLQVRPITSLVPKGAYTVWDNSNLSINYPGITLPLTSSYMLHSYSMAYKQMCRFLGSGNVFIERNKSLFNSMVGSIKGGMYYNITAWQQLLYQLPFGSNTSQMITKMLGADPAKFSKPITKASPIVYARLFLNLLKSILFFGKYKAKYLAQYEATRRQFEERNLDAETHQGLIAIYKEMEYNLGRYWYPPMINGFFAMLSYNGFKKVLSRSRLNDTFPNFLNDTIAGIGDVVSVDIVKALQDLIYRLHHNEMVKKILLEEDSSKALQAIEVHHSESYALITNYLKKYGERCDEGEMKMETVNYREGPSKFIALLKANLSLPYHKREQKEPFDYKKVLKEQYRYNPLKHLLLSWGLKFTINRVRDRENFRFIRTKSFAMARQIFRKMDKCLLNQGLIHSAGDSLYLTFEELTDPGITSYKETISKRKEEYELYQNEYRYVRYHEIEGVLYPIEKRESLPKGELSGTGCSSGIVIGEAVQVTVQNIQDLDVNDKILVAPFFEPGWIGVFARARGLVAERGSLLSHTAILCREMGIPLIVGVKKATTAIIHGEKIKINGATGSIEKVITHE, from the coding sequence ATGAACTATTATTCATACAAAAATATTCCAGACCGGTTTTTTGGAGGAAAGGCAGACGGACTTACTTTCTTGCTAAGGAACAGATTTACTGTTCCCCAGTATTATATCATACCTGATGATACAGTGCGGAATATCCTTGCAGGTAGTTTGTCAGCAGAATCCTTTTTTGAGGCATGGAAAAAAAATACCAACCCCGATGAAAACTCGCTTTGGGCGCTGCGATCCAGTGCCGGAGTAGAAGATGGAACTCACCAATCTTATGCAGGTATATTTACCACTGTGCTTAATTGTAGCACTAAAAGCCTGCCTGCTGCTTTGGTAAACGTAATTGAAGGTTTTAAACAGGTGAATACTTCCGGCTATCATATGGGTGATGGCTTTAGCTTTCATGTTGTATTGCAAAAGATGGTTCAGGGAGAAATTTCAGGAGTAGGTTTTTCTACTGACCCGCTTGATCATGATGGTGATCACCCTTTGATAAACATACTACCTGGTTTGGGGTTTAAACTGGTTTCGGGTGAAGAAAACGGCATGGAAATAACATTGTCTTCTACTGGACCAAAAGCAATTTCGAAAGAAGAAACATATAAAGGGGAAGTCTTTAATGGTGGTTATAAGCCCATAACCCTTACCGGCGATGCCCTTTTTTTGGGTATAACACCCTACCTGCAAGAAATTGGGCAACAGCTAAAAAAACTTGAAGAATTAAAAGGCTTTCCGGTAGATACAGAGTTTACCCTATATAATGGTCGGATATACTGGTTGCAGGTACGCCCTATAACGTCATTAGTGCCCAAAGGTGCTTATACTGTTTGGGATAATTCGAACCTGTCCATAAACTATCCAGGTATAACATTGCCACTTACAAGTTCTTACATGCTGCATTCATACAGTATGGCTTATAAGCAAATGTGCAGGTTTTTAGGGTCTGGCAATGTGTTTATAGAGCGCAATAAAAGCTTATTTAATAGCATGGTGGGCAGTATAAAAGGGGGGATGTATTATAATATTACAGCTTGGCAGCAGCTTTTGTACCAGTTGCCATTTGGCAGTAATACAAGCCAGATGATAACAAAAATGTTGGGTGCTGACCCGGCTAAATTTAGTAAGCCTATTACCAAGGCTTCACCAATCGTATATGCTCGCTTATTTTTAAATTTACTAAAGAGTATTTTATTCTTCGGCAAGTATAAAGCGAAGTACCTGGCCCAATATGAGGCCACACGTCGGCAGTTTGAAGAAAGAAACCTCGATGCCGAAACCCATCAGGGGCTTATTGCTATTTACAAAGAAATGGAGTATAACCTGGGTCGTTACTGGTATCCGCCTATGATAAACGGCTTTTTTGCCATGCTATCCTATAACGGGTTTAAAAAAGTATTGTCACGTTCACGCCTAAATGATACGTTCCCTAACTTTCTTAATGATACTATTGCAGGCATTGGCGATGTGGTATCGGTTGACATTGTAAAGGCATTACAAGACCTTATTTACAGGCTGCACCATAACGAAATGGTGAAAAAGATACTACTCGAAGAAGATAGTTCCAAGGCCTTGCAGGCCATAGAGGTACACCATTCGGAATCGTATGCGTTGATTACCAATTACCTTAAAAAATATGGAGAACGTTGTGATGAAGGTGAAATGAAGATGGAAACTGTAAATTATCGTGAAGGCCCATCAAAATTTATTGCCTTGCTAAAAGCAAATCTGTCTCTTCCCTATCATAAAAGGGAGCAGAAAGAGCCGTTTGATTATAAAAAGGTTCTAAAAGAACAATACAGGTATAACCCTTTAAAGCACTTGCTGTTAAGTTGGGGGTTGAAGTTTACTATAAATCGGGTGCGCGACCGCGAAAACTTCCGATTTATACGAACAAAGTCATTTGCTATGGCAAGGCAGATTTTCAGGAAAATGGATAAGTGCTTACTCAATCAGGGGCTTATACATTCGGCAGGTGATTCGCTTTATCTCACTTTTGAAGAACTAACAGATCCCGGTATTACAAGCTATAAAGAAACTATCAGTAAGCGGAAAGAGGAATACGAGCTTTATCAGAATGAATATCGCTATGTGCGTTACCATGAAATAGAAGGTGTTCTGTATCCAATAGAAAAACGAGAATCATTACCAAAAGGCGAGCTATCAGGTACAGGATGTAGTAGTGGGATTGTTATAGGGGAGGCCGTTCAGGTAACTGTGCAGAATATTCAGGACCTTGATGTAAATGATAAAATACTCGTAGCACCTTTTTTTGAGCCCGGCTGGATAGGTGTATTTGCCAGGGCCCGCGGTCTTGTTGCCGAACGGGGCAGTTTGCTTTCTCATACGGCTATTTTGTGTAGGGAAATGGGAATACCGCTTATCGTGGGCGTTAAAAAAGCAACGACAGCCATTATTCACGGAGAAAAAATTAAAATAAATGGGGCCACAGGTTCTATTGAAAAAGTTATTACTCATGAATAG
- a CDS encoding chemotaxis protein CheB: MDKSTFYPIVGIGFSAGGIEALLTFLTHLPKPAGASFVIIPQLSIDDESLLDKMLKRCTHLHISWINNGVIPKPERAYLLPPGHQLDFKNQAFLLRPYLSQHKTNQMIDRGFTALAYAFQRRVIGIVLSGTGKDGLSGVKAIEKQGGIVFVQHPETALFQSMPASIIAENHPDMVATPEELAEILTRML; encoded by the coding sequence ATGGATAAAAGTACATTCTACCCAATTGTTGGAATTGGTTTTTCGGCAGGAGGGATTGAGGCACTACTAACATTTTTGACACATTTACCCAAGCCTGCAGGGGCATCGTTTGTGATTATTCCACAATTGTCTATTGATGACGAGAGCCTGCTGGATAAGATGCTGAAACGTTGCACACATTTACACATTAGCTGGATAAACAATGGGGTTATTCCTAAGCCTGAGCGTGCCTATCTGTTACCTCCAGGGCATCAGCTTGATTTTAAGAACCAGGCTTTTTTACTTAGACCCTACCTGTCCCAACATAAAACCAACCAGATGATCGACAGAGGGTTTACAGCTCTTGCCTATGCTTTTCAGCGACGTGTGATTGGCATTGTGTTATCAGGTACAGGTAAGGATGGGCTTTCAGGTGTCAAAGCCATCGAGAAGCAAGGAGGCATTGTATTCGTACAACATCCCGAAACAGCCCTGTTTCAGAGTATGCCCGCATCAATAATTGCGGAGAATCATCCGGATATGGTAGCTACTCCCGAAGAGCTGGCAGAGATATTGACCCGTATGTTGTAG
- a CDS encoding SDR family oxidoreductase — protein MDLQLTNKTAFISGSTAGIGYAIAKRLATEGATVLINGRTQIAIDKAVNELKTTTGNPNISGIMADFLDVDQINQLLNQLPPIDILINNAGIFEPKSFVDITDQEWLRFFDMNVMSGIRLSRHLFPKMLEKNWGRIIFISSETAVSTASEMVHYSMTKTAQIAIGRGMAELTKGTGVTVNSILPGPTKSRGISGFISDMAAVNTITVQEAEQNFFKDIRPTSLLQRFASVEEIADTVAYYASPLASATNGAAIRVEGGTINTII, from the coding sequence ATGGACTTACAACTGACAAACAAAACCGCATTTATCAGTGGTTCAACCGCAGGCATCGGCTATGCGATTGCAAAAAGACTGGCAACCGAAGGGGCAACAGTACTTATTAACGGTAGAACCCAGATTGCCATCGACAAAGCAGTAAACGAACTAAAAACAACAACTGGAAACCCGAATATATCTGGCATCATGGCAGATTTCCTGGATGTTGATCAAATAAATCAACTACTCAATCAGCTACCTCCTATCGATATTCTGATCAATAATGCAGGAATATTTGAACCTAAATCGTTTGTCGATATCACTGATCAGGAATGGTTACGTTTTTTTGACATGAATGTAATGAGTGGCATCCGGTTATCACGGCATTTATTCCCCAAGATGTTAGAAAAAAACTGGGGACGAATTATTTTTATTTCAAGCGAAACGGCTGTGTCCACAGCAAGTGAAATGGTACATTACAGCATGACCAAAACAGCTCAGATCGCTATCGGTCGGGGGATGGCCGAACTTACAAAAGGAACCGGTGTCACAGTTAACTCCATCCTGCCAGGCCCAACCAAATCCAGGGGGATCTCTGGGTTTATTTCCGATATGGCAGCGGTAAATACGATTACTGTACAGGAGGCTGAACAAAATTTCTTTAAAGATATTCGTCCTACTTCTTTACTCCAACGTTTCGCGTCTGTAGAGGAAATAGCAGATACTGTAGCCTATTATGCGAGTCCGTTAGCGTCTGCCACCAATGGCGCTGCTATTCGTGTGGAAGGTGGAACAATAAACACCATTATCTGA
- a CDS encoding NmrA family NAD(P)-binding protein: protein MNVILTGSLGHIGKPLTEELVRKGYTVTVISSKPEKQKDIEALGATAAIGSIEDVPFLTTTFTGADVVYCMIPPNYFHEADQTTYFSRIGTKYAKAIQQAGVKRLIHLSSFGAHLDKGTGMILGAYQVETILNTLSDVAITHMRPTYFYYNLYGFLDRIKTTGMIAANYGGDDTIVLVSPTDIAMAISEEIQTQATHRKIRYVASDHCTGNEIASVLGSAIGKPDLQWHIITDQQMQEGLETAGIPKETAATLVEMYACLRSGALAEDYYLKQPATLGKVKLTDFAKEFAAVFNQK, encoded by the coding sequence ATGAATGTGATACTGACAGGCTCATTAGGGCATATTGGAAAACCACTTACAGAAGAACTGGTCCGAAAGGGCTATACTGTTACTGTTATAAGTAGTAAACCTGAAAAGCAAAAAGACATTGAGGCTCTGGGTGCTACTGCTGCCATTGGTTCGATAGAGGATGTTCCGTTTCTCACTACTACCTTTACGGGTGCAGATGTTGTATACTGCATGATCCCTCCTAACTATTTTCACGAAGCAGACCAGACCACCTATTTTAGCAGAATCGGAACTAAGTATGCGAAAGCCATCCAGCAGGCAGGCGTAAAGCGTCTGATTCACCTGAGTAGTTTTGGGGCTCATCTGGACAAAGGTACCGGAATGATTCTGGGAGCCTACCAGGTAGAGACCATTCTGAATACCCTCTCAGATGTAGCCATCACCCATATGCGGCCTACCTACTTTTATTACAATTTATATGGATTTCTGGATAGGATCAAAACAACCGGTATGATAGCAGCAAATTATGGCGGAGACGATACCATTGTATTGGTTTCACCAACAGATATCGCTATGGCAATTTCGGAAGAGATCCAGACACAAGCCACCCACCGAAAGATTCGTTATGTTGCCAGCGACCACTGTACAGGAAATGAAATTGCTTCCGTCCTTGGCAGTGCAATTGGAAAACCTGACTTACAATGGCACATTATTACAGATCAGCAAATGCAAGAGGGATTGGAAACGGCTGGTATTCCTAAAGAAACCGCAGCTACATTAGTTGAAATGTATGCCTGCCTTCGTAGCGGAGCTCTGGCTGAGGATTACTATCTGAAACAACCTGCCACATTGGGAAAAGTGAAGCTGACTGACTTTGCCAAAGAATTTGCAGCTGTCTTTAACCAGAAATAG
- a CDS encoding helix-turn-helix transcriptional regulator yields the protein MTDGHFHQIRTTSDYHTFRQLAKPQHPLISVINVEDIRNLPVGEAATLVMDLYCIALKRNFKGKIKYGQQKYDFDEGVLFFMSPGQVLSIEATEEVFHSGWMLLVHPDFLWNTPLANTIRQYEYFSYLVHEALFLSEKEETVITEIIQQIEQVYQAPIDKFSQPIMIAHLEVLLSYADRFYHRQFITRKITNHQILNRLDTLLTNYFNSDDLIIKGLPTVQFVAESLNVSPNYLSVLLNLLTGQSTQHHIHDKLIEKAKEKLSTTDLSVSEIAYALGFEHPQSFSKLFKNKTNCSPLEFRHSFPN from the coding sequence ATGACTGACGGACATTTTCATCAAATCAGGACTACCAGTGACTATCATACGTTTCGGCAACTTGCCAAGCCACAACATCCCCTTATCAGTGTGATTAATGTGGAGGATATTCGCAATTTGCCTGTTGGAGAGGCTGCTACGCTGGTTATGGACTTATATTGCATTGCCCTGAAACGCAACTTTAAAGGCAAGATAAAATATGGCCAGCAGAAGTATGATTTTGATGAGGGAGTTCTGTTTTTTATGAGTCCTGGTCAGGTATTATCTATCGAAGCCACCGAAGAAGTATTCCATTCAGGGTGGATGTTACTTGTCCATCCTGACTTTTTGTGGAACACACCTCTAGCCAATACCATTAGACAATATGAGTACTTTTCCTATTTAGTACATGAAGCCTTATTTCTTTCTGAAAAAGAAGAGACAGTCATCACAGAGATTATCCAGCAGATTGAACAGGTATACCAGGCTCCAATAGATAAATTCAGCCAACCGATTATGATAGCTCACCTGGAAGTGTTGCTTTCGTATGCGGATCGGTTTTATCATCGTCAGTTTATTACCCGTAAAATCACTAATCACCAGATTCTGAACCGCCTGGATACACTTTTGACGAATTACTTCAATAGTGATGATTTGATTATCAAAGGATTACCAACTGTTCAGTTTGTTGCCGAATCGTTGAATGTATCACCTAACTACCTAAGCGTGTTGCTAAATTTATTGACAGGGCAAAGTACCCAACACCACATTCATGATAAATTAATCGAAAAGGCGAAAGAGAAACTATCCACTACGGATCTTTCTGTCAGCGAAATTGCCTATGCCTTAGGCTTTGAACACCCCCAATCGTTTAGTAAGTTGTTTAAGAATAAAACCAACTGTTCTCCTCTCGAATTCAGGCATTCCTTTCCCAACTAA
- a CDS encoding proline iminopeptidase-family hydrolase has product MKSFCLILTLQIFCLFVKAQPPKDSTYYAKISSPDVNMISVYKGKYKVFTQKVGTGSIKLLLLHGGPGQSHEYFENFPENLKNQNVTIYYYDQLGSYYSDNPDDSTVWNVNRFVEEIEEVRKGLKLDKFYLLGHSWGGMLAELYAAKYGQHLKGVILSNVPGFFSKDLSTLNSIIDSVDQTVRYRTTLLPKFSANKPQIDSISKGLALSDQTMSLKLTEQFNKANDSIFGRTMYYHKAGKMPEPLRRSMRHAENKGMDTYHFNPFGANYKQALEKNKVPTFLLGGQNDFLHPEYYDSLKKVMKNTKVKVYICPNGAHFPMWDDTDNYFRELNHFLKDVETGSFIPKS; this is encoded by the coding sequence ATGAAATCTTTCTGTTTGATTTTGACTTTACAGATTTTCTGTCTGTTCGTAAAAGCTCAGCCACCTAAAGACAGTACTTACTATGCCAAAATTTCCTCACCAGATGTTAACATGATTTCTGTGTACAAAGGGAAATACAAAGTATTTACCCAGAAAGTCGGAACAGGAAGTATCAAACTGCTTTTACTACATGGCGGTCCGGGACAATCTCATGAGTACTTTGAGAACTTTCCTGAAAACCTGAAAAATCAGAACGTTACGATCTATTATTATGACCAGTTAGGATCGTATTATTCAGACAATCCAGATGATTCGACAGTATGGAATGTGAACCGGTTTGTGGAGGAAATAGAAGAAGTACGAAAAGGATTGAAACTGGATAAGTTTTACTTGCTGGGCCATTCCTGGGGAGGAATGCTTGCAGAATTGTATGCTGCAAAATATGGACAACATTTAAAAGGAGTTATTTTATCTAATGTACCAGGATTTTTTTCAAAAGATCTCTCTACATTAAACTCGATAATCGACAGTGTTGACCAGACTGTTCGATACCGAACTACATTACTACCCAAATTTTCTGCAAACAAACCTCAGATAGACTCCATCAGTAAAGGACTTGCACTGTCTGACCAAACAATGTCTCTCAAACTCACTGAGCAATTCAACAAAGCCAATGATAGTATTTTTGGAAGAACAATGTATTACCATAAAGCAGGCAAAATGCCAGAGCCTTTGCGAAGAAGTATGAGACATGCTGAAAATAAGGGTATGGACACCTATCATTTTAATCCCTTTGGTGCAAATTATAAGCAAGCCCTTGAAAAAAATAAAGTACCAACTTTTCTTCTGGGAGGCCAAAATGACTTTTTACATCCTGAATATTATGATAGCCTGAAAAAGGTAATGAAAAATACGAAGGTAAAAGTATATATATGTCCAAATGGAGCACACTTTCCGATGTGGGATGATACAGACAACTATTTCAGGGAGTTAAACCATTTCCTGAAGGATGTAGAGACAGGTTCGTTTATTCCAAAGAGTTGA
- a CDS encoding sigma 54-interacting transcriptional regulator — protein sequence MNETILIVEDQFVEANDIRLMLEKANYRVTGIARSVARALELIAEEKPDVVLLDIFLKGTLTGIDLAKQLRELNIAFVYLSANFNQNILSEAKTTQPDGFLVKPFREKDVLITLEIALYRHQFSHEASLRREIQLQKQLIPLFDEKNSWEEALMKAGQVLQPFIPFEYMATQSIPLAHNSLSYQDTGFLRIGFDEYQIVGVRELMIITNLKKHELDALQAKTHLEPVAHCYTEEQFTNLCEVPSIRTLIMDTFQMRSHCVLPVSLSNGDQFYFFFYSRRPDAYKAEHIVLFNCLQPLLSSVIESRLKTEIKVLPESVHTPLPGETQTDTDIFEGIAGRSHLLLKVFDHITLVAPADTSVLILGESGTGKERIADCIHTLSPRKDKPLVKVNCAALPATLIESELFGHEKGAFTGAIEKRIGKFEQASGGTIFLDEIGEMPLELQVKLLRVLQEKEIERIGGRSPIKINVRIIAATNRNLEKEVAQGRFRLDLYYRLHVFPIILPPLRERKEDIPVLTTYFIKHYNRKTGRKISGVTDKVLATLMTYHWPGNVRELEHLIERSVLLTKGPLIEEVEFHSPQQTEKALPNEELRIKTIDENERDHIITVLKKCNGRIWGSGGAAELLNIPPTTLQSKMKKLSIKKEYVDYK from the coding sequence ATGAACGAAACCATACTTATAGTTGAAGATCAGTTTGTTGAAGCCAATGACATCCGTTTAATGCTCGAAAAAGCGAATTATCGGGTTACAGGTATAGCCCGTTCGGTAGCCAGAGCACTTGAACTCATTGCAGAAGAAAAACCAGATGTAGTGCTGCTGGATATTTTTCTGAAAGGTACTCTGACAGGAATTGACTTGGCAAAACAATTAAGAGAACTAAATATTGCGTTTGTTTACCTGTCTGCTAACTTTAATCAGAATATACTCTCTGAAGCAAAAACCACTCAGCCTGATGGCTTTTTAGTTAAACCCTTTCGGGAAAAAGATGTATTGATTACATTGGAGATCGCCCTTTACCGTCATCAATTCAGCCATGAAGCTAGCCTGCGTCGGGAAATTCAGTTACAGAAACAGCTTATTCCATTATTTGATGAAAAAAATAGCTGGGAGGAAGCCTTAATGAAAGCAGGTCAGGTGTTGCAACCCTTTATTCCTTTTGAATACATGGCAACACAAAGCATACCTCTGGCTCACAACTCCCTTTCTTATCAGGATACTGGATTTCTGCGAATTGGATTTGATGAATACCAGATTGTGGGAGTCAGGGAACTAATGATTATAACCAATCTGAAAAAGCATGAACTGGATGCATTGCAGGCTAAAACCCATCTGGAACCAGTCGCACACTGCTATACAGAAGAACAATTTACAAACCTATGCGAAGTGCCTTCAATCCGAACACTTATTATGGATACATTCCAGATGCGTTCTCATTGTGTGCTTCCGGTGTCTTTATCCAATGGAGATCAATTTTACTTCTTCTTTTATAGCCGACGTCCGGATGCATATAAGGCTGAACATATCGTACTTTTTAACTGTTTGCAACCACTACTTTCTTCTGTAATCGAAAGCAGACTAAAAACTGAAATAAAGGTATTACCAGAATCCGTACACACTCCATTACCTGGGGAAACACAGACTGATACAGATATATTTGAAGGAATTGCAGGCAGGAGTCATCTGTTGTTAAAAGTATTTGATCATATTACACTTGTCGCCCCTGCAGATACATCAGTCCTGATATTGGGAGAGAGTGGTACTGGCAAAGAGAGAATTGCCGATTGTATCCATACACTTTCTCCCAGAAAGGACAAGCCGCTTGTTAAGGTAAATTGTGCGGCCTTACCTGCTACCCTGATTGAATCCGAATTGTTTGGTCATGAAAAAGGAGCTTTTACAGGAGCTATTGAAAAACGAATTGGCAAATTTGAGCAAGCATCTGGAGGAACTATCTTTTTGGATGAAATCGGTGAGATGCCATTAGAACTACAGGTGAAACTATTGCGGGTATTACAGGAAAAAGAAATAGAACGCATTGGAGGCCGTTCACCCATAAAAATCAATGTCCGCATTATTGCAGCAACTAACCGCAATCTGGAAAAGGAAGTCGCACAGGGTCGTTTCCGATTGGATTTGTATTATCGCCTTCATGTCTTTCCGATTATCCTTCCGCCTTTACGGGAGCGTAAAGAAGACATTCCAGTACTTACTACGTATTTTATCAAACACTATAACCGAAAAACGGGAAGAAAGATTAGTGGCGTAACCGATAAAGTTTTGGCTACTCTGATGACTTACCATTGGCCAGGTAATGTGCGGGAGTTGGAGCACCTGATCGAACGAAGTGTGCTTCTAACAAAAGGCCCCCTGATTGAGGAAGTAGAATTTCATTCACCCCAACAAACAGAAAAGGCTTTACCCAATGAAGAACTTCGTATAAAGACTATCGATGAAAATGAAAGAGATCATATTATAACAGTGTTAAAAAAATGCAATGGCCGTATATGGGGATCTGGTGGTGCTGCGGAATTGCTGAATATTCCACCTACCACGCTGCAGTCCAAAATGAAAAAACTGAGTATTAAAAAAGAATACGTTGATTATAAATAG